From a single Aestuariibius sp. HNIBRBA575 genomic region:
- a CDS encoding peptidylprolyl isomerase → MTQAKAGDTVRIHYTGTLNNGDVFDSSEGRDPLEFAVGSGQIIPGLDKAIPGMVVGDKKTVQVPCDEAYGQVNPEARQAVPRADIPDEIPTEPGTQLQMQAPNGQAIPVTIVEANETEIVLDANHPLAGQDLTFAIEMVEITA, encoded by the coding sequence ATGACCCAAGCCAAAGCGGGTGATACCGTACGCATTCATTACACCGGCACCCTGAACAATGGCGACGTTTTCGACAGCTCAGAGGGCCGCGATCCGCTGGAATTCGCTGTTGGATCTGGTCAGATCATTCCCGGCTTGGACAAAGCGATCCCCGGCATGGTGGTTGGTGACAAGAAAACCGTGCAGGTGCCCTGTGACGAAGCCTATGGCCAAGTGAACCCAGAGGCGCGCCAAGCCGTGCCACGCGCCGATATTCCCGACGAAATCCCAACCGAGCCGGGCACACAATTGCAGATGCAGGCCCCAAATGGCCAAGCTATTCCTGTGACCATCGTCGAAGCCAACGAAACAGAAATCGTTTTGGATGCAAACCACCCGCTGGCAGGTCAGGACCTGACCTTTGCCATCGAAATGGTTGAAATCACCGCATAA
- the fabB gene encoding beta-ketoacyl-ACP synthase I yields MRRVVVTGLGIVSPIGNNAAEVTAALKAGKSGIEACAPMVEHGFRSQIAGTLKIDVAEHVDKRTLRFMGPGAAYAHIAMQQAIADSGLEESDIQNPRTGLVAGSGGPSTSAMLAAHQTVLEKGAPKRIGPFAVPKCMSSTISANLSTAFKIKGINYSITSACSTSLHCIGNAAEQIMMGKQDVMFAGGGEELDWTLSCLFDAMGAMSSKYNDTPERASRAFDADRDGFVIAGGGGIVVLEDLEHAQARGAKIYAEVTGYAATSDGHDMVAPSGEGGERAMRLALQTIPEGRKVSYINAHGTSTPVGDVGEVEAVRRVFGEGQTPPISSTKSMTGHSQGATGAQEAIYCLLALENDFIIPSINVENLDPALNPAEIATDLVENAGLDTVMTNSFGFGGTNGSMLLSKFRG; encoded by the coding sequence ATGCGCCGCGTCGTCGTTACAGGTCTTGGCATTGTGTCCCCTATCGGGAACAACGCCGCCGAAGTCACCGCCGCCCTGAAGGCTGGCAAATCAGGCATCGAAGCCTGCGCGCCCATGGTCGAACACGGGTTTCGCAGTCAGATTGCGGGTACGCTGAAAATTGACGTCGCCGAACATGTGGACAAACGCACATTGCGGTTCATGGGGCCGGGTGCGGCCTATGCGCATATCGCCATGCAACAGGCGATCGCGGATTCCGGTCTGGAAGAAAGCGATATTCAAAATCCGCGCACAGGTCTGGTGGCCGGGTCCGGTGGACCATCCACATCCGCAATGCTGGCCGCGCATCAAACCGTACTGGAAAAAGGCGCGCCAAAACGCATCGGGCCATTTGCTGTGCCCAAATGCATGTCGTCGACCATTTCCGCCAACCTGTCGACAGCCTTTAAAATCAAAGGCATCAACTATTCCATCACATCCGCCTGTTCCACATCCCTGCACTGTATCGGCAACGCGGCCGAACAGATCATGATGGGCAAACAGGACGTGATGTTTGCCGGTGGCGGCGAAGAATTGGACTGGACCCTGTCCTGTCTGTTTGACGCCATGGGTGCGATGTCCAGCAAATATAACGACACGCCAGAACGCGCCTCGCGGGCGTTTGACGCGGATCGCGACGGGTTCGTGATCGCGGGTGGCGGCGGTATTGTGGTCCTAGAAGATCTGGAACATGCCCAAGCGCGCGGCGCAAAAATCTATGCCGAAGTCACAGGTTACGCCGCCACATCTGACGGTCATGACATGGTGGCCCCATCAGGCGAAGGCGGCGAACGCGCCATGCGTCTGGCGCTGCAGACCATCCCAGAGGGTCGCAAAGTCAGCTATATCAACGCCCATGGCACATCCACCCCCGTCGGGGATGTGGGCGAAGTCGAAGCGGTGCGTCGCGTATTTGGCGAAGGTCAGACCCCGCCGATCAGTTCGACCAAATCCATGACCGGTCACAGCCAAGGCGCCACCGGCGCCCAAGAAGCGATCTATTGTCTGTTGGCCTTGGAAAACGACTTTATCATTCCGTCGATCAATGTCGAAAATCTGGACCCGGCCCTGAACCCCGCTGAAATCGCCACGGATCTGGTGGAAAATGCAGGTTTGGACACGGTCATGACCAATTCATTTGGGTTTGGCGGCACCAACGGGTCGATGTTGTTGTCCAAATTCCGCGGCTAA
- a CDS encoding alpha/beta fold hydrolase, whose product MPTFITSDGLTLHYEDQGSGSVLLCLAGLTRNARDFEPLLPHLPHHRIIRLDYRGRGNSDYDPDFTHYSVPREAEDVIELLDHLALDRVTLLGTSRGGLIAMMLGATHVHRLNGVILNDIGPVIDMPGLSRIMAYVGNKPVAKTYDDAALGLAKFYGDEFPGVSVETWRRQAVAMYLETETGLELRYDPALKDAFNAQASSNEEVDLWPLFETLNAVPVAVIRGGNSDLLSAKTLSDMQARHPNLIAATVPDRGHVPFLDEPESLTMIHTLLERTA is encoded by the coding sequence ATGCCCACATTTATCACCAGCGACGGCCTGACCTTGCATTATGAGGATCAAGGTTCCGGCTCCGTTCTTTTGTGTCTTGCTGGACTGACCCGCAATGCGCGGGATTTTGAACCGCTACTGCCCCATCTGCCACATCACCGGATCATCCGTTTGGATTATCGCGGCCGGGGCAACAGCGACTATGACCCTGATTTCACCCATTATTCCGTCCCCCGCGAAGCCGAGGACGTGATCGAATTGCTGGATCATCTGGCATTGGACCGGGTCACGCTGTTGGGCACGTCGCGGGGCGGGCTGATCGCCATGATGCTGGGCGCGACCCATGTGCACCGACTAAATGGTGTGATCCTGAACGATATCGGCCCGGTGATCGACATGCCCGGCCTGTCGCGGATCATGGCCTATGTGGGCAATAAACCCGTGGCAAAAACTTATGACGACGCAGCGCTGGGGCTGGCCAAATTTTACGGCGACGAATTCCCCGGTGTCAGCGTTGAAACATGGCGTCGTCAGGCGGTTGCGATGTATCTGGAAACCGAAACCGGGTTGGAATTGCGATACGATCCGGCGCTCAAGGATGCGTTTAACGCACAGGCTTCTTCTAACGAAGAGGTCGATTTATGGCCGTTGTTTGAAACGTTAAATGCCGTTCCCGTGGCTGTGATCCGGGGCGGGAACTCAGATCTTTTGTCGGCAAAAACCTTGTCCGATATGCAGGCCCGTCATCCCAATCTGATCGCGGCTACAGTGCCGGATCGCGGCCATGTGCCGTTTTTAGATGAACCCGAAAGCCTGACCATGATCCACACCCTATTGGAGCGCACAGCATGA
- a CDS encoding enoyl-ACP reductase has protein sequence MTLSMAGKRGLIMGVANERSIAWGVAREMHKAGAELAFSYQGEAFKKRLEPLAQSAGSDFLVDCDVTDDASMDTLFDELKTRWGSIDFVVHAIAYSDKNELTGDIRDTTRDNFKNSLDISCFSLIDVSRRAAEIMPNGGTILTMTYQGANRVTPYYNVMGVAKAALESATRYLANDLGRQGIRVNAISPGPMKTLAGAAIGGARRTFKHTEQNAPMKANATLAAVGGTAVYLASDAGACTTGEIIRVDGGYHVLGMPQIENM, from the coding sequence ATGACCCTTTCGATGGCAGGCAAAAGAGGCCTGATCATGGGCGTTGCCAATGAACGGTCTATTGCATGGGGCGTCGCCCGTGAAATGCACAAAGCCGGGGCCGAGCTGGCCTTTTCCTACCAAGGTGAAGCGTTCAAAAAACGACTGGAACCTTTGGCACAAAGCGCTGGCAGCGATTTTCTGGTCGACTGCGATGTGACGGATGATGCATCGATGGATACGTTGTTTGATGAACTGAAAACCCGCTGGGGCAGCATCGATTTTGTGGTCCACGCCATCGCCTATTCGGACAAAAACGAATTGACAGGTGATATCCGGGACACAACCCGCGACAATTTCAAAAACTCGTTGGATATCAGCTGTTTTTCATTGATTGACGTGTCACGCCGTGCGGCGGAAATCATGCCAAATGGCGGGACAATCCTGACCATGACCTATCAGGGCGCCAACCGCGTGACCCCCTATTACAACGTGATGGGTGTGGCCAAAGCGGCGCTGGAAAGTGCGACCCGTTATCTGGCCAACGATCTGGGACGCCAAGGTATCCGCGTGAACGCGATTTCACCCGGCCCGATGAAAACGCTGGCCGGTGCGGCGATTGGCGGCGCGCGACGCACGTTCAAACACACCGAACAAAACGCCCCAATGAAGGCCAATGCAACACTGGCCGCCGTGGGTGGCACGGCTGTTTATCTGGCGTCTGATGCGGGGGCCTGCACAACCGGTGAAATCATCCGCGTGGATGGTGGGTATCATGTGCTGGGCATGCCTCAGATTGAGAACATGTAA
- a CDS encoding haloacid dehalogenase type II, translating to MPITTCIFDAYGTLLDVNAAAREAAGEPGHQKLAEVWPKLAADWRAKQLQYTWLRAVADQHCDFWQVTQDGLDWAMEASNLDDPELRERLLALYYELAAYPEVPDMLATLKSRGLNTAILTNGTPDMVSAACGSAGIDELLDDVLSVQSVGVYKPHDSVYALVEQRFNCTRDEVLFVSSNGWDAAGAAGFGFDTVWVNRAGDPLDRLYATPDHILTDLTTIPDFA from the coding sequence ATGCCGATCACGACCTGTATTTTTGACGCCTATGGCACGTTGCTGGATGTCAATGCCGCCGCCCGCGAAGCCGCCGGCGAGCCGGGCCATCAGAAACTGGCCGAGGTCTGGCCAAAACTGGCTGCAGATTGGCGCGCCAAGCAGTTGCAATACACGTGGCTGCGCGCTGTGGCGGATCAGCATTGCGATTTTTGGCAGGTCACGCAGGACGGGCTGGATTGGGCGATGGAGGCATCCAATCTGGACGATCCGGAACTGCGCGAACGTCTGTTGGCGCTGTATTATGAATTGGCCGCCTATCCCGAAGTGCCCGATATGTTAGCAACCCTGAAATCGCGTGGGTTGAACACGGCGATCCTGACCAATGGCACACCAGATATGGTATCAGCCGCCTGCGGATCGGCCGGGATCGATGAATTGCTGGACGATGTCCTAAGCGTGCAATCCGTCGGCGTTTATAAACCCCATGACAGCGTTTATGCACTGGTGGAACAGCGGTTCAACTGCACACGCGACGAGGTTCTGTTTGTGTCATCCAATGGTTGGGACGCCGCCGGGGCCGCCGGGTTTGGGTTCGACACCGTTTGGGTCAACCGCGCAGGCGACCCGCTGGATCGGCTTTATGCCACGCCAGACCACATTCTGACTGACCTGACCACAATCCCGGATTTTGCCTGA